A DNA window from Pseudomonas wuhanensis contains the following coding sequences:
- a CDS encoding TetR/AcrR family transcriptional regulator, whose protein sequence is MNRAIAQEGAAGIATAVAESVQYQGRKASRQGSEQRRQDILDAAMRIVVRDGVRAVRHRAVAAEAGVPLSATTYYFKDIDDLLTDTFAQYVERSAAFMARLWASNEGLLREMVVSGDGTSESRSQLADDIARLMADYVHRQLINRREHLMAEQAFRQEALLNPRLALLVRSHQQILLQGTCQLFEVLGSREPQQDAKVLTAIIGRMEYQGLLNDAEPVAEEEMLGILNRYMHLVLASV, encoded by the coding sequence GTGAATCGTGCAATTGCTCAAGAAGGTGCAGCGGGTATCGCCACTGCGGTCGCTGAAAGCGTTCAGTACCAGGGCCGCAAGGCCAGCCGACAGGGCAGCGAACAGCGTCGACAGGACATTCTCGACGCGGCGATGCGTATTGTCGTGCGCGATGGCGTGCGGGCCGTGCGGCACCGTGCGGTGGCCGCTGAAGCGGGTGTGCCGCTGTCGGCCACCACCTACTACTTCAAGGACATCGATGACCTGCTCACCGATACCTTTGCCCAATACGTGGAACGCAGCGCCGCGTTCATGGCCCGGTTGTGGGCCAGTAACGAAGGCCTGTTGCGCGAGATGGTTGTCAGCGGCGATGGCACCAGCGAGTCCCGCTCACAGCTGGCGGACGATATCGCACGGCTGATGGCTGACTATGTCCATCGGCAATTGATCAATCGCCGCGAGCACTTGATGGCCGAGCAAGCCTTCCGCCAGGAAGCCTTGCTCAACCCGCGTCTGGCGTTGTTGGTGCGCTCCCACCAGCAAATTCTCTTGCAGGGCACCTGCCAGCTTTTCGAAGTATTAGGTTCCCGTGAGCCACAACAGGATGCCAAAGTGTTGACGGCGATTATCGGACGGATGGAATATCAGGGCCTGCTCAACGACGCTGAGCCTGTGGCCGAAGAGGAAATGCTCGGCATCCTCAACCGCTACATGCATTTGGTGCTGGCGTCGGTGTAA